From Desulfatibacillum aliphaticivorans DSM 15576, a single genomic window includes:
- a CDS encoding iron-containing alcohol dehydrogenase family protein has product MYRNFRMVSYVVFGRGCFNQTKDIMGQQRDKEKSDMVYLVDDVFKGAEFGGSIPLQGDDMLIWVNVDDEPKTKLVDALVEQIKGAMDKNPAGIVGVGGGSAMDLSKAVSVMMTNEGSSAEYQGYDLPKNPSLYHAAIPTLSGTGAEVSRTCVLTGPEKKLGINSDYSVFDQIILDPELIRGAPDEQRFYTGMDCYIHCIESLEGTFLNEFSKSYGQKSLELCREVFLNKRTEESEDKLMMASYCGGMSIAYSQVGVCHALSYGLAYVLGTHHGIGNAIVFDYLDEFYPEGVKEFRIMLDKAGVELPRGLCANLTEEQFEKMINVSLAMELLWENALGKDWKKIMTREKAREMFERM; this is encoded by the coding sequence ATGTATCGCAATTTCAGAATGGTATCGTATGTGGTCTTTGGCAGGGGATGCTTCAACCAGACCAAGGACATCATGGGGCAGCAACGGGACAAAGAAAAGTCCGACATGGTGTATCTGGTGGACGACGTGTTCAAGGGCGCCGAATTCGGCGGCAGCATCCCCCTTCAGGGCGACGACATGCTCATTTGGGTGAACGTGGACGACGAGCCCAAAACCAAGCTGGTGGATGCCCTGGTGGAGCAGATCAAGGGCGCCATGGACAAGAACCCCGCCGGCATCGTGGGTGTGGGCGGCGGCAGCGCCATGGACCTTTCCAAAGCCGTTTCCGTCATGATGACCAACGAAGGCTCTTCCGCCGAATACCAGGGCTACGACCTGCCCAAGAATCCCTCTTTGTATCACGCGGCCATTCCGACTCTTTCCGGCACGGGCGCGGAAGTCTCCCGCACCTGCGTGTTGACGGGTCCGGAAAAGAAACTGGGCATCAATTCCGACTATTCGGTGTTCGATCAAATCATCCTGGACCCGGAGTTGATCCGCGGCGCCCCGGACGAACAACGCTTCTATACAGGCATGGATTGCTACATCCATTGCATCGAATCCCTGGAAGGCACCTTTTTGAACGAGTTTTCCAAATCCTACGGCCAGAAATCCCTGGAACTCTGCCGCGAGGTCTTTTTGAACAAACGCACCGAGGAGTCCGAAGACAAGCTCATGATGGCCTCCTATTGCGGCGGCATGAGCATCGCTTATTCCCAGGTGGGCGTCTGCCACGCCCTGTCGTACGGCCTGGCTTATGTGCTGGGGACGCACCACGGCATCGGCAACGCCATTGTATTTGACTATCTGGATGAGTTTTACCCCGAAGGCGTGAAGGAGTTCCGCATCATGCTGGATAAAGCCGGCGTGGAGCTTCCCAGGGGATTGTGCGCCAACCTGACCGAAGAGCAGTTCGAAAAAATGATTAATGTATCCCTGGCCATGGAGCTTCTGTGGGAAAACGCCCTTGGCAAGGACTGGAAAAAAATCATGACCCGTGAAAAAGCAAGAGAAATGTTTGAGAGGATGTAA
- a CDS encoding DegT/DnrJ/EryC1/StrS family aminotransferase yields MPGFEIFSDEERREVNDVLETGVLFRYGFDAQRKGHWKAKTFEKEFAERVGVPYAHLCSSGTAALLIALAACGIGAGDEVIIPPFTFVASFESVIAAGAIPVFADIDETLCLDPKSVEKAITERTKAVVPVHMCGSMAQIDALKDLCDQKGLILVEDACQSVGGAFKGQALGTFGKAGCYSFDAVKTITCGEGGGVVTPFKEVYEKIDQFADHGHDHIGNDRGLEGHPITGLNFRISELGAAVGLAQLRKLDKILEIQRSNKSRIKEAMTGLNGVTFRTLPDPDGDTATFLSFFLPDEDQARECAGQLAKAGVGGCPYWYDNNWHYIRAWDHLKQRSFPCRQTLELVDSAPDYANLDLAQSHKVMGRTISMQIMLGWTAQDIDDRIAKIRQVFGA; encoded by the coding sequence ATGCCCGGATTCGAAATCTTTTCAGATGAGGAACGCAGGGAAGTCAATGACGTGTTGGAAACGGGAGTGCTCTTTCGCTACGGCTTTGACGCCCAGAGAAAAGGACACTGGAAAGCCAAGACCTTTGAAAAGGAATTCGCCGAAAGGGTAGGCGTTCCTTACGCCCATTTATGCTCAAGCGGCACAGCCGCGTTGCTCATCGCCCTGGCCGCTTGCGGAATAGGGGCGGGCGACGAAGTCATCATTCCGCCTTTTACCTTTGTGGCCAGCTTTGAATCCGTCATAGCGGCGGGCGCCATTCCGGTTTTCGCCGACATTGACGAAACCCTGTGCCTGGACCCCAAGTCCGTGGAAAAGGCCATTACGGAAAGAACCAAAGCCGTGGTTCCCGTGCATATGTGCGGCTCCATGGCTCAAATAGACGCTCTCAAGGACTTGTGCGACCAAAAAGGTCTGATTCTGGTGGAAGACGCCTGCCAGTCCGTAGGCGGCGCATTCAAAGGCCAGGCCCTGGGAACCTTCGGCAAGGCAGGCTGTTATTCCTTTGACGCAGTGAAGACCATCACCTGCGGCGAGGGCGGCGGCGTGGTAACGCCTTTTAAAGAGGTTTACGAAAAAATCGACCAGTTTGCAGACCACGGCCACGACCATATAGGCAATGACCGCGGCCTGGAAGGCCACCCTATAACCGGGCTTAATTTCCGCATTAGCGAGCTTGGCGCCGCCGTAGGACTTGCACAATTGAGAAAACTTGATAAAATCCTGGAAATCCAACGGAGCAACAAATCCAGGATCAAGGAAGCCATGACCGGACTGAACGGCGTCACTTTCAGAACATTGCCCGACCCGGACGGAGACACGGCCACCTTTCTGTCCTTTTTCCTCCCGGACGAGGATCAGGCCAGGGAGTGCGCCGGCCAGCTCGCCAAGGCCGGGGTAGGGGGATGCCCTTATTGGTATGACAACAACTGGCATTACATCAGGGCCTGGGACCACCTGAAGCAGCGTTCCTTCCCCTGCCGCCAGACCCTGGAACTGGTGGACTCGGCCCCGGATTACGCCAACCTGGATCTGGCGCAGTCTCATAAAGTCATGGGCAGAACCATTTCCATGCAGATCATGCTCGGCTGGACCGCCCAGGACATAGACGACCGGATTGCAAAAATCCGTCAGGTATTCGGGGCCTAA
- a CDS encoding STAS domain-containing protein, giving the protein MSVRTRHEKFGEIAVIHAPERLRADESGEFRQTLKEIVDQGINRLVIDLSETTAMDSSGLGALVSRIAVTRQNGGDVRLAGCNETVNSLLEITHLDQVFEFFDDVKEAVESFS; this is encoded by the coding sequence ATGTCGGTGAGGACGCGGCACGAAAAATTCGGCGAAATAGCCGTTATCCACGCTCCGGAACGACTCCGGGCGGACGAATCCGGAGAGTTTCGGCAAACCCTCAAAGAAATTGTGGATCAGGGAATAAACCGCCTTGTCATTGATCTTTCGGAAACCACAGCCATGGATTCCAGCGGTCTGGGCGCTTTGGTCAGCCGGATCGCCGTCACCCGGCAAAACGGAGGAGACGTGCGTCTTGCCGGATGCAATGAAACGGTCAATAGTCTGTTAGAAATTACTCACCTGGATCAGGTTTTCGAATTCTTTGACGACGTCAAAGAAGCTGTTGAAAGCTTTTCCTAA
- a CDS encoding sugar phosphorylase has translation MARARRKGRQRFHLLEPDYERPLHKIPEETAQGILEKLTILYGEQEARIYQAEVLRLMKVYYAHKSPEMIEFERDFDANNRFTEEDVILITYGDLLHDDRMSPLDTLTYFCERHLRGTINTLHLLPFFPYSSDRGFAVIDFEEVDPRLGTWEDIDQLKSDFRLMFDGVFNHVSSKSKWFAEFRDGAPDFQDFFIVFSTSEAISKEHLKIITRPRPTPILSEFSTYSGYKWVWTTFSPDQIDLNFKNPRVLLKTIQILLYYIRRGSDVLRLDAVTYLWHELGTHCVHLKETHAIIQLFRLIIDAVAPVAALITETNVPHDQNITYFGDGSNEAHMVYNFALPPMVLHAFQNEDATALTKWASSLDQVSKTATYFNFLDSHDGVGVTPVKEILSAKEIELMAWRVIEHGGFISYKDDGDGNLSPYEMNITWWSAINREDADEDDDFQVKRFCASRSIALALMGVPGIYFHGLLGSKNDAEAVIAEKHTRSINRMVLDYSSLKEGLNNPESTTYKVVNQCGRMIAKRVKETAFHPNAPQDVLNLHPAVFCVKRTCQEAGQPLLALTNVSGDQIVVEIPCSTTGIHCNRFVEILSGDRRTFETDKGFNLQLTMEPYDVFWLTPAK, from the coding sequence ATGGCCAGAGCACGTAGAAAAGGCAGGCAGCGCTTCCACCTGTTGGAGCCGGATTATGAGCGCCCTTTGCATAAAATTCCCGAGGAGACGGCTCAGGGAATTCTTGAAAAATTGACGATTCTGTACGGGGAGCAAGAGGCCAGGATTTACCAAGCTGAAGTCCTTCGCCTCATGAAGGTCTATTATGCGCATAAATCTCCTGAAATGATTGAATTCGAACGGGATTTTGACGCCAATAACCGGTTTACCGAAGAGGATGTCATCCTCATTACATACGGGGACCTGCTGCATGATGACCGTATGTCCCCCCTGGACACCCTCACCTATTTCTGCGAACGCCACTTGCGGGGAACCATCAACACTCTGCATTTGTTACCTTTTTTCCCATACTCCTCGGACCGGGGCTTTGCGGTCATCGATTTCGAGGAAGTGGACCCCCGGCTGGGGACGTGGGAGGACATCGACCAGTTAAAGTCGGATTTCCGTTTAATGTTTGACGGAGTTTTTAATCACGTCTCCTCCAAGAGCAAGTGGTTCGCCGAATTTCGGGACGGAGCGCCCGACTTTCAGGATTTCTTTATTGTCTTTTCCACCAGCGAAGCCATTTCCAAGGAGCATCTCAAGATCATCACACGGCCCAGGCCCACGCCCATCCTGAGCGAGTTTTCCACATACAGCGGATATAAATGGGTTTGGACCACCTTTTCGCCCGACCAGATCGACCTGAACTTCAAAAATCCCAGGGTGCTTTTAAAAACCATACAGATCCTTTTGTATTACATCCGCAGAGGGTCGGACGTGCTGCGCCTGGACGCCGTGACCTATTTGTGGCATGAACTGGGCACCCATTGCGTGCATTTAAAGGAAACCCACGCCATTATCCAGCTATTCCGGCTGATTATCGACGCCGTGGCGCCGGTGGCTGCGCTGATCACGGAAACCAACGTACCCCACGACCAGAACATCACCTATTTCGGCGACGGAAGCAACGAAGCCCACATGGTGTATAACTTCGCCCTGCCTCCCATGGTGCTCCACGCCTTTCAAAACGAAGACGCTACAGCCTTGACCAAATGGGCCTCCTCCCTGGATCAGGTTTCCAAAACCGCCACTTATTTCAATTTTCTGGACTCCCATGACGGCGTGGGCGTCACTCCTGTCAAAGAAATCCTGTCCGCCAAGGAAATTGAGCTTATGGCGTGGCGGGTGATCGAACATGGCGGCTTCATCTCCTATAAAGACGACGGGGACGGCAACTTGAGCCCCTATGAAATGAACATCACCTGGTGGTCGGCCATCAACCGGGAGGATGCGGACGAAGACGACGATTTTCAGGTGAAGCGATTCTGCGCGTCGCGCTCCATCGCCCTGGCGCTCATGGGCGTGCCGGGAATTTACTTCCATGGCCTGTTGGGCTCGAAAAACGACGCCGAAGCGGTTATTGCGGAAAAGCACACTCGAAGCATCAACCGCATGGTTCTTGATTACAGCAGCCTGAAGGAAGGCTTAAACAATCCGGAAAGCACCACTTACAAAGTGGTCAATCAGTGCGGCCGGATGATCGCCAAACGCGTGAAGGAAACCGCGTTCCACCCCAACGCCCCCCAGGATGTGCTGAATCTGCACCCCGCGGTTTTTTGCGTTAAACGCACCTGCCAGGAGGCGGGGCAGCCGCTACTGGCCTTGACAAACGTGTCGGGCGACCAAATTGTTGTGGAGATTCCATGCAGCACAACGGGCATTCACTGCAACCGCTTTGTGGAGATTCTATCCGGAGACAGGCGGACCTTTGAAACTGATAAGGGCTTTAATCTGCAACTAACAATGGAGCCTTATGACGTATTTTGGCTGACCCCGGCCAAATAG
- a CDS encoding aldo/keto reductase, whose translation MQKVRLGRTELMVSELGFGGIPIVGLGSDQAEDVVRHCFERGINFFDTANMYGDSESKLGRALGSVRDQVILATKSLERGADGLNQHLENSLKCLATDYIDVYQLHSITKPVDLEQILAPGGALEAVVKAKEAGKVRFIGISSHARSVALKAIETGYFDTVQFPFNFVETDADTDLFPAARERDMGIIGMKPLGGGMLSRADLCFKFLQQNAHVVPIPGFSSIEEADEVIDLYENRQPLTDADQAEMEAIKKELGSSFCHRCGYCLPCEQGVMIPESLMFRPIIHRLGEAIAVAMSKPAVSGIEECTQCGECAERCPYGLPVPELLAENLALFRELEAKFAP comes from the coding sequence GTGCAAAAAGTGCGCTTAGGCAGGACAGAGCTGATGGTGTCGGAACTTGGATTTGGAGGCATCCCCATTGTGGGGCTGGGATCGGATCAAGCCGAAGACGTGGTGCGCCACTGCTTTGAAAGAGGCATTAACTTTTTCGACACAGCCAATATGTACGGAGACTCGGAGAGCAAGCTGGGCCGCGCCCTGGGTTCGGTGCGCGACCAGGTGATCCTGGCGACCAAGAGCCTGGAACGCGGAGCGGACGGTCTGAATCAGCATTTGGAAAACAGCCTGAAATGCCTGGCCACGGATTACATAGACGTATATCAGCTCCATAGCATCACCAAGCCTGTGGACCTGGAACAAATCCTGGCTCCGGGCGGCGCCCTGGAAGCCGTTGTCAAGGCCAAGGAGGCCGGAAAGGTGCGCTTTATCGGAATTTCGTCGCATGCCCGGTCCGTAGCCTTAAAAGCCATTGAAACCGGTTACTTCGACACGGTTCAGTTTCCCTTCAATTTCGTTGAAACCGATGCGGACACAGACCTCTTTCCCGCCGCGCGCGAACGGGACATGGGCATCATCGGCATGAAACCCCTGGGCGGCGGCATGCTGTCGCGGGCCGACCTCTGCTTCAAGTTTCTCCAGCAGAACGCCCATGTGGTTCCTATTCCAGGCTTTTCCAGCATTGAGGAGGCGGACGAGGTTATAGACCTGTACGAAAATCGTCAGCCCCTGACGGATGCGGACCAAGCGGAAATGGAAGCCATTAAAAAGGAACTGGGAAGCAGCTTTTGCCACCGGTGCGGGTACTGTCTGCCCTGTGAACAGGGCGTCATGATTCCCGAGTCCCTTATGTTCCGGCCCATAATCCACAGGCTTGGGGAGGCTATTGCCGTAGCCATGTCCAAGCCCGCCGTAAGCGGAATCGAAGAGTGCACCCAATGCGGGGAATGCGCCGAACGCTGCCCCTACGGGCTTCCCGTGCCTGAATTGCTGGCGGAGAACCTGGCCTTGTTTCGGGAACTGGAGGCCAAATTCGCGCCCTGA